Below is a genomic region from Halostella litorea.
ACGGTCCGGGGCGACTCGGACGGGACGCCCGTGGTGTTCGTCCACGGCGCGACGCTGACGCGGAGCCAGTGGCTCCCACAGGCGGCGGCGATGGACGGAATTCGCGCCGTGGCGTTCGACCTGCCGGGCCACGGCGAGCGCGCGGACGAGCCGTTCCGCTTCGAGCGGGCGCTTGACCTCCTCGACCGCGTCATCGACGAGGCCGCCGGCGGTCGGGCCGTCGTCGTCGGCCTCTCGCTGGGCGGCTACCTCGCCACGTCGTACGCCGCGCGCAGCCCGGAGAAAGTCGAGGCGCTGGTCATCTCCGGCAGCAGCGCAAACCCGACTGGGCTGCTCGGCGTCCTCACGCGGGTCGCCGGGGCGGTCACGCGGCTCGCCAGCCGGAGCGGGCTGGTCCGCCGGGCCTACGGCGCGCTCTGGAAGCGCGCGCTGAAGCGGTTCGACCTCCGGGACGACCACCGGCGGGCCATCGCCGACGCCGGCTTCTACCTGCGGCCGTTCGGCGAGGCGGGCCGTGACCTGGCGGGCCGCGACTTCCGCGCCGAGTTCGGCCGCTACCCCGGCCCGGCGCTCGTGTTGAACGGCGAGGGCGACGCGCTCTCGCGGCGGGGCGAGGCCGCCCACGCGGCGGCCACCACCGACGCCCGCGTCGAGGTGCTCGACGACGCCGGCCACACCTGCAACCTCCACCGGGCGGCGGCGTACACCGAGGCCGTCGAGCGGTTCTACCGGGAGGCGGCCCCCGCGGAGGTCGGCCGTGGCGGGCGGTGACGGGGGTCGACTCTCGCGCCGCGGGTGGCTGCGGGCGTCCGGGGGGACGCTCGCCGGCGCGATCGGCGGGGGCCGTCTGGCGGAACCGCGGAGCCGGCGGTCGGCGGCGGCCGAGCGGGGAAACGCGGGAGAGCCGCGGACCGACGCGGACGGGCGCGACGACTTCCTCTGGCTGAGCGGCGCGATGCTCGCCGACGCCGGCGTCCGCGACAACGCCCTGGCGTTCGCGGCCCGCAACGACCTCGCCGCGGTGCTCGTCGTTGCGGACCTGACCGCGCCGGACCTGCTCGACGGCCTCCGCCCGCACTTCGACGCCGCGGCCGAGTTCGGGGTCGACCTGTGGCTGGACGTCGGCATCCTGCAGGTCCCGGCCGCGTCGGTGGCCGAGGACGGGGCCGCCCGGGAGCGCCACCTCGACGGGCTGCGCGACGTCGTGGCGCTGTACCACGACCGGTTCGGCGACGGGCGGGTCGTCCTCTGGCAGGAGGCCCCCGTCTCGGGCCGGTGGAGCGAGGACGGGAAGTGGACCGACGCGTCCGTCGAGAACCTGCGGTCGCACGGCCCGGCGGTGTTCGCGGCCCAGCGGAGCGCGGTAAAGGCCGTCTCGTCCGGGATCGACGTGGGTATCTTCCCCCACTTCCCCTACGTCGTCGGCTCGAAGCGGCCGGGCGTGTTCCCGGAACTGGTGGCCGGGTGCCGGGAGCGCGACGCCCCGCCCGATTTCGCGTTCACGGACTTCTACCGGGGCTGGTACGAGAAGGACGCCGGGGCGGCCCCGGCCGACGCCGCCGTCCGGAGCCTCGTCACCAACGCGCGGGCGGCCGTCGACGCGCCGGTGTTCTTCATGGCCCAGGCCCACACGATCAACCCGCACCACACGCCGAGCAGGGTGGCGATGCGGGGGGACCTCCGGACGGCGGCGGACGCGGGGGTCGACGGCGTCGGCTGGTACTCCCGGAACCGGTACGTCCCGACGAAGGTGGGCTTTGACCCGTTCCTCCCGAACCGCGGCGACCCCGCCGCGTTCGCCGGCCGGGACGCGGTCTGTACCTTCACGGTCGCCCGGGACCGCTACGCGTACGCCTGGGCGGCGACCCACCCGACGCGGGCGGGCTACGACGCCGACGCGAAGTTCGACCTCTGGGTCCACGGGGAGGGCGTGGGCTTCCACGAGCACCGCGTCTCGCTCCGGACGGCGGGGGGCGACTGGGCGTTCGTCGGCGACGCGGCGGGCTACGTCGACGGTGACTACCCGGACGGGCGCGGCCCGGGGGACGGCCCGCACGTCACCGTCTTCCGGGGGCTCGACCGCGAACGGTTCCTCGGCCGGCGGCTCGACCTCCGGGTCGCGTCCCGCGGCGACGCGACGCTCCGGAGCGTCTCGGTGCACCCCTTCGCGCCCGACGCGTTCGTCACGGAGCGCCGCGCGGCGGCGCTGGCCGAAGCGGGGGCGGAGACGCCGTGCTGTCTCGGCCGGCGGGCGGTCGACCGCCGGCTGTCGGCCGGGAGGGAGACGGTCGTCCGCGTTCCCGTCCCCCGCGACGCGCCGGCGCTCCCGCCCGACGCGCTCCTCGCGACGGCCCACGACGGCGTCCGGGCGGCGCTCCGCGACGCCGAGGCGGAGTCCGGGTTCGATCCTCTGACCCGTTTCGACCTCTGGGTCGACTGTGCGGCCCCGGAGTCGCTGGCGGCGGTGCGGGTCGGCGGCCGGGACGCGCTCGCGGCGGCCCCGGCGGTCGGACGGGGAGACGAGGCCGCGGTCTGCTACGGCCTGCCGCGGTCGCTGCTCGGCGGGGGCGCGCTCGCCCGGGCCGAGGTCGACGGGGACGCCGGCGTCGCGGCGCTGTACGCGATGCCGTACGGCGGCCCCGGCGCGTTCACGCCGCCCGAGCGCACCGCCGAACTCGTCGCCGCCGACCCCGACGCCGCGGCGACGTTCGCGCTGGGTCACGACGCGCGCTGACCCGCGGCTCCCGGAACCGCCGGACGGCGAAAATTAACTCGATTACGAATCACAGTACGCTTTTGAGGACGGAAGTGCGATCCTACGGTGATGCCCGAAATCACGGTGTCCGACAGCCTGTACAACAAACTGGAGGAGGCGGCCCAGGACAACGAGCTCGACGATGCGCTGTGGGAGATGGTGTACCTGTTCGAGCGCGGCAACAACCCCGCCGAGTAACTCAGTTCGTCGACACGATTTCTACGACGTCGCGGTTCGAGAGCGTCGCGTCCGCGGCGATCTGTCGCTCCGTCCGGCAGTCGACGGCGTGGAGGAAGCCGTCGCCGATGTCGGAGTGCAGGTGGTAGGCGAAGTCCTCCGCCGTCGCGCCCGCCGGGAGGACGAAGCAGTCGCGCAGCACCTTCCCGTCGTCGGTGACGATGCCGTTGGCCGAACCGGGGAAGACGGCGACCGCGCCCAGTTCGTCGAACAGCGCGGTCTCCAGCGTCCGCTGGACGCCCGTGCCGCCGAACGAATCGAGGAACTCGCCGATGGCGTCGAGGCCCGTTTCCTGTTCCGCGTCGACGTCGCCCGTGACCTCGAAGTCGCCGTCGCCGGCGCGGTAGTCGACAGCGCCGCCCTCGTCGGCGGCCTTCAGCGCCTTCTCAGCGTGGGCGCTGGCCGGGACGACGGTGAGGTGCTCGTACTCGGGGTCGTTCGTGATGTCCTCGTAGTTCGCCTGCGCCGCGGGCGTGTCCATCTTGTTCGCCGCGATCACCATCGGCTTCGTCCGCTTGCGGATCTCGCGGGCCAGCGCCTCGCGGTCGTCGGCGTCCCACCCGTCCGGGTCGAGCGGCAGGTCCAGCGAGAGGACGACCTGCTTGATCTCGTCTTTGTTGGTGCGGAACGCGCTCATCTGTTCGGCGAGGTCGACTTCGACCTTCGACTCCTCGCCGTCGTAGCCCGAACGGTGGCGCTCGATGCCTTTCTCCAGCACGTCGAGGTACCACATGTCGAGTTCGTTCTCCAGGAAGTCGATGTCCGCCCGGGGGTCGTGGCCCTCGGTGGGTTCGCCCTCCAGGTCGGTCTCGCCTGAGAAGTCGACGACGTGGACGAGCACGTCCGCCTCGTTGAGGTCCGTGAGGAACTGGTTTCCGAGGCCCTCGCCCTGGTGTGCGCCGGGGATGAGCCCCGCCACGTCGACGAGTTTCACCGGGACGAACCGGGTGCCGTCCTCGCAGTAGCCCGTCTCCGGGGTGCAGGTCTCGCCGAACTCCGGCGCGGCGCAGTCCACGCGGACGTACGCCTCGCCGACGCTGGGGTCGATGGTCGTGAAGGGGTACGCCCCCTCCGGTACGTCGTTCATCGTCGCCGCGTTGAAAAACGTCGACTTCCCGACCGAGGGCTTGCCGACGAGGCCGATCTTGTAGGTCATTACGTCCGCTGGGCGGGCGCGCAACGAAAGGGTTACCAAACAACCCCGCCTCGTCACTGCGTCGCACTCACACGCGCCCAGCAGGCGGGTCGCCCCACCCGCACACGCGCTACGCCCCGTCGTCTTCGTCGTCCTCGTTGTCCTCGAAGGACTCCGCGACCTCCGGCGGCGTGTCGTCGTCCTCGTCGCCGTCCGTCCCGTCCGCCATGCTCCCCTCGTCGCCGTCCGTCTCGACGGCCATGCCCTCGTCGTCCTCGCCCTCCGGTTCGTCTTCCGCGTCCGAGTCGGACCCGAGGTCGATGCCTGTCTCGCCCTCGCCCGCGGTCCCCACGTCCGTCTCGTGTTCGTCGCCCGCGGGCGTCTCCTCGGTCGTCACCTCGTCGGCGTCCGCTTCGGGGTCGTCGTCCTCCTCGGTCAGTTCGTCGTCCTCCGTCATCTCGTCGCTCGCCGCCATGTCCGACTGCATGTCCTCGGGGTGCTCGTCCGGCCCGTCCAGTTCGACGTCGGTCATCCCCGACGCCCCGTCGTCCCCTTCCGTCCCGGGAGCCACGTCCCGGACCGTCTCCGTGAGGTCGCCGGCCGGGAGCGTCCCCCCCTCACTCCGCGACCGCCGCTGGAACAGGCCGACGGCGAGGGCGATTACCCCGAACGCGACCCGCCGGCCGCGCCCCTCCGCGGAGCGGAGGCCGCGGACGATCCAGAGCAGTCCGGTGGCGACGGCGAGGCGTCCGGACCTCGCTTCCTCGACGAGTCGTCCGCGGACCCCCCCGTCGGAGTCGGTCGTCTCCTCGGTCTCGCGTCGGTCCTCCGCCGTTCGTGCGCTGAGAAGGCTCGTGAGTCGCATCGTCGTCGCCCGCCCTACCACGGCGACCAAGTTAAACGGCGACCCGCCGGCGGCTCGTCGGATCGCCCGAAAAGGCGGTATGGTCGGCTTACGCGGCCGCGATCGCCCGCTCGGCGTACCACACCAGCGAGAAGTCCCGCGGGCTCGGGAGCGCGCAGGCGAACCAGCCGAGCGTCGCGGCGACGAGGGCCGGCTCCCCGGCGGCGGTCGGGTCCGGCAGCGCGCCCGCGGCGACCAGCGCGACCGGCGCCGCGAGCGCCAGCGGCGAGAGCGCGGCGACCCGCAGGAGCCACGGCGAGGTGTCGTCCGGGAGCCGGCGCGGCGTCACCGCGGCCCACGTGCCGAGCGCGCCGGCCCGGAGGAGCGTCGCGCCGTCCCGCGCCGGGAGCCACTCCACGTCGTAGGGGACGCCGCCGAGCGACAGCACCGCGGCGTGGCAGCCCTCGTGGGCGACCGTGCCGACGCCGACGGCGAGGCAGAGCGCGACGGTCGCGGCGACGAGGTCGAGTACCGCGGCGGGGAGGTCCGGAACCATCGAAAGCTGTGCTTACCACCGCGATCGCCCCATATTAATCCCTCGTTTCGCCGGCAGGTCCGGCGGGACGACGCGTCGACCCCGACGCGGCGCCCCGATTGAAGTGCGTGGGTTGCGAACGGTCGACCATGTACGACGACCTGCTGATGCCGACCGACGGGAGCGAGGGGACGGTGACGGCGCTCTCCCACGCCCGGGAGATAGCGGCGAACCACGGCGCGACCCTGCACGTCGTCCACGTCGTCGACCGCCGGGTGTACCTCGCGGCCGGCAAGGACGAACAGGACGAGGTGCTGGCCGGGCTGGAGGCGGACGGCGAGGCGGCCGTCGATACCGTCGTCGACCGGCTCGACGGCTCCGGGCTGGACGTGGTGACGGCGGTCCGGGAAGGGATCCCCCACCGCGAACTGCTCGACTACGCCGACGAACAGGAGATCGACCTGATAACCATCGGGACCCACGGCCGGTCCGGCCGGGACCGCATCGTCAACATGGGCAGCGTCACGGAGAAAGTGGTCGACAGCTGCGAGCGGCCGGTCCTCGTCGTCCCGCTGGACGACGCGTAGCGCCGCCAGCTACCGCCGCCGGCGAAGCGCGACCAGCGCGCTGCCGAGCGCGACTATCGCCGCGCCGGCCGTGAAGCCGGGCAGCCCGCCGCCGTCCGAGCTCCCGTCGCCCTCGGTGGTCGTGGGCGTGTCAGTGGTCGTGTCGGCCGTCGTGGTCGTCGTGGTCGTCTCTTCGCCGCCCTCGTCGACGCCCTCGACCGTGACGGCCTCGGAGCTGACGCCCCCGCTCTCGGCCGTGACCTCGAACTCGCCGGCCTCCGTTATCGGGACGCTCAGGACGCCGTTGGCGTCGGTCGTGCCGACCTCCGTGTCGTCGCGGTAGACGGCGGCGTCGCCGACGACCTCGCCGTACTCGTCGGTGACGACGACCCGGACCGTCCCGCCGACCGCGACGCTCGTCTCGGACGCGTTGACCGACAGCGTCGGCGTCCGGGTGACGTTGTACGTCACCGCCAGCGACTCCTGTTCGCCCACGTCGAGTTCGCCCTCGACGGTGTCGTAGTCAGGGTGTTCGACGGTCACGTCGTACTCCGTGTTCACGCCGAGGCGGGTCGCCGCCTCGCCGTTCCGGTCGCTCGTCGTCACGGTGGCGACCGTCTCGCCGTCGTTGGCTATCGAGACGGACGCGCCGCCGACGGGCGTGGCGTTCTCGAAGTAGGCGTCGAGGACGGTGACGTCGACGTTCGCCCGCGCGCCCTCGATGCTAACGGACTCGGTCACGGTGCCCTCCACGTAGAACTCGCTGGTCGACTCCAGGTACCCTTCCTTGACCACCGTCGCGGTGTACGTGCCGGCTTCGACGTCGTCGCTCTCGAAGACGCCGTCTGCGTTCGTCCGGCCGCGCTCGACGGTCCGGAGGTCACCCTCCTTCTTCAGGACGACCCGCGCGTTCTCGACCGCGCCGCTCCCGTCGCTCACCTCGACGACGGCGGTCGACCGGGGGTAGACGGTCACGTTCTCGGTCGCGGAGTCGGTCACCTCGCCGATCCGGGCCGGGAAGTTTCGCACGTAATCACCGTGTGACACGTGTACCTCCGGCGTGACGCCGCGGGGGACGTCGACGAGCGCCTCCCCGTTCGAGTAGGTCCGCGTCTCGTTGTACCCCCCGTCGTACGTCACGTTCACGTCGGCCCTCCCGACCGGGTTCCCGTCGTCGTCGACGACGGTCAGTTCGAGCGTCACCAGGTCGGCCGTCTCCGTTCCACCCTCCGTACCCGCCGCCGCCGGGGCCGCGGCGCCGAGCATGCTCGTGACGAGAAGCGCGGCGACGAGTCCCGCTGTTCGATGCATACTCGCGGTGATGGGTACGCCTCACTTAAAATTCGCCCTTCGTAGTGTAGTTTATCATACACCCGGCGGCGAATCGTCGCCCCCTCCACAACGCTCTTGTCGCCGTCCCGCCATTCGTTCCCCATGACCGCGACCCGGACCGTGGAGCTAGAGGGCCATATCATCGACTCGGGGATGATGGGCCGGTGTTTCGGCCTCATCATGGACATGGGCGGCTCGTTCGAGGTCGAGCAGTTCGACATCGGCCGCCACAAGCACGCCGAGTCGTACGCCCGGCTGGCCGTCTCGGCTGACACGGACCACGAACTGCAGGCGATCCTCCACGAACTCCACCAGAACGGCGCGACGCTGCTCGACCCCTCCGACGCCACGCTGGAGCCGGCCCCCGCCGACCAGGTGGTTCCGACCGGGTTCTACTCGACGACGAACCACCCGACGTTCGTGCGGGTCGACGGCGAGTGGCTCCCCGTCGACGACATCGAGATGGACTGTGCCGTGGTCGTCGAGCGAGGGGTGCAACGCACCCCTGACGGGTCGAGCGGCGACGACACGGAGCCGCGAGACGGCGCGGACGGCGGCCCCCGGGCCTACACCAAGGTGCTGAACGCCGTCGAGGAGGGCGACATGATCGTCACCGGCGAGGCCGGCATCCGGGTCGAACCGCCCGAGCGCCCCCGCGGCGACGAGGGCGGCGCGTTCGGCTTCATGCAGGGCGGCGTCTCCAGCGAGCGCCCGTCCGAGTCGCTCATCGCCAAGGTGGCCGACGCCGTCGAGCAGACGAAGGAGGACGGCGGCGACGTGCTGGCGGTGTGTGGCCCGGCGCTCATCCACTCCGGCGCGGCCGACGACCTGGCCCGCCTCGTCAGCGAGGGGTACGTCGACGGCATCTCGGCGGGCAACGGCTTCGCCGTCCACGACCTCGAACGCGGCCTGTACGGCACCTCGCTCGGGATGGACATGGAGACGATGGAACACCCCCGGAAGGGCCACAAGCACCACATCTACACCATCAGCGAGATCATCCGCGCGGGCGGCATCGAGGCCGCCGTCGAGGACGGCGTCGTCACCGAGGGGATCATGTACGAGTGCGTCGAGAACGACGTGCCGTACGTCCTCGCCGGGTCGATCCGCGACGACGGGCCGCTACCGGACACGATCACCGACGCCGTCGAGGCACAGAACGCCATCCGCGAGCAGGCACGGGAGGCCGACATGGTGCTGATGCTCGCCACCCTGTTGCACTCCGTCGCCGTCGGCAACTGCCTGCCCTCCACCACGCGGGTCGTCTGCGTCGACATCAACCCCTCCACCGTCACCCAGTTGCTCGACCGCGGGAGCGCTCAGGCCATCGGCATGGTGTCGGACATCGGCACGTTCGTCCCGATGCTCGCCGACAACCTGCTCGACGAGTAGCGCCGGACGAACGCCCGCTTGCCGCGCCCGACGGTAACTTCCCCGACCGGTAACCCGGCGGAGGCGTTGCCCCACGCTCAAGGCGCTCGGCGGCGACGTTCGACTCGGGTGGGAGCTATGCAGGACAGACAGGCGTTCCGCGAGCGGCGCACGTACGGGCCGAACGACCAGTTCGAGGGGGCGGCCGGCGACCGGCAGGAGGGCGTCGGCGACCTCCGCCGGGGCGGCCAGGCCCGCCACTCGTCCGGCGACCGGTCCCGCGAGGGCTGGAGCGAGGGCGACATGAGCCAGGACCGCCGCGAGACGGACGACCGACCCGGCGGTGAACGGGCAGGCGGCGGGCGGCGCTACGGCCGCCGGTCGCGCGAACTCGGCGAGGACCGGACGGACCGCGGCACCAGCGGCGGCCGCTGGACCGGCAGCAGCGACGCGGCAAACGACCGCGAGACGACCCGCGAACACGCCGGGCGCGACGAGGAGGGCCGCACGGCCCGCGCCGGCTTCGGCGACGTCGGGCCGATGTGGGGCGAGAGCGAGCGCGAACCGGCGCGCAGCCAGGGGTACGGCTCGGGCAGCGAGGAGTACGGAGCCGACGAGAGCGACGTGACGCGGCGGAACCTGGAACGGGGGACGC
It encodes:
- a CDS encoding alpha/beta fold hydrolase — encoded protein: MNDADPTDVRGVTVRGDSDGTPVVFVHGATLTRSQWLPQAAAMDGIRAVAFDLPGHGERADEPFRFERALDLLDRVIDEAAGGRAVVVGLSLGGYLATSYAARSPEKVEALVISGSSANPTGLLGVLTRVAGAVTRLASRSGLVRRAYGALWKRALKRFDLRDDHRRAIADAGFYLRPFGEAGRDLAGRDFRAEFGRYPGPALVLNGEGDALSRRGEAAHAAATTDARVEVLDDAGHTCNLHRAAAYTEAVERFYREAAPAEVGRGGR
- a CDS encoding phosphohydrolase, which encodes MPEITVSDSLYNKLEEAAQDNELDDALWEMVYLFERGNNPAE
- a CDS encoding redox-regulated ATPase YchF → MTYKIGLVGKPSVGKSTFFNAATMNDVPEGAYPFTTIDPSVGEAYVRVDCAAPEFGETCTPETGYCEDGTRFVPVKLVDVAGLIPGAHQGEGLGNQFLTDLNEADVLVHVVDFSGETDLEGEPTEGHDPRADIDFLENELDMWYLDVLEKGIERHRSGYDGEESKVEVDLAEQMSAFRTNKDEIKQVVLSLDLPLDPDGWDADDREALAREIRKRTKPMVIAANKMDTPAAQANYEDITNDPEYEHLTVVPASAHAEKALKAADEGGAVDYRAGDGDFEVTGDVDAEQETGLDAIGEFLDSFGGTGVQRTLETALFDELGAVAVFPGSANGIVTDDGKVLRDCFVLPAGATAEDFAYHLHSDIGDGFLHAVDCRTERQIAADATLSNRDVVEIVSTN
- a CDS encoding universal stress protein, translating into MYDDLLMPTDGSEGTVTALSHAREIAANHGATLHVVHVVDRRVYLAAGKDEQDEVLAGLEADGEAAVDTVVDRLDGSGLDVVTAVREGIPHRELLDYADEQEIDLITIGTHGRSGRDRIVNMGSVTEKVVDSCERPVLVVPLDDA
- a CDS encoding carboxypeptidase-like regulatory domain-containing protein, whose protein sequence is MHRTAGLVAALLVTSMLGAAAPAAAGTEGGTETADLVTLELTVVDDDGNPVGRADVNVTYDGGYNETRTYSNGEALVDVPRGVTPEVHVSHGDYVRNFPARIGEVTDSATENVTVYPRSTAVVEVSDGSGAVENARVVLKKEGDLRTVERGRTNADGVFESDDVEAGTYTATVVKEGYLESTSEFYVEGTVTESVSIEGARANVDVTVLDAYFENATPVGGASVSIANDGETVATVTTSDRNGEAATRLGVNTEYDVTVEHPDYDTVEGELDVGEQESLAVTYNVTRTPTLSVNASETSVAVGGTVRVVVTDEYGEVVGDAAVYRDDTEVGTTDANGVLSVPITEAGEFEVTAESGGVSSEAVTVEGVDEGGEETTTTTTTADTTTDTPTTTEGDGSSDGGGLPGFTAGAAIVALGSALVALRRRR
- a CDS encoding ornithine cyclodeaminase family domain — protein: MTATRTVELEGHIIDSGMMGRCFGLIMDMGGSFEVEQFDIGRHKHAESYARLAVSADTDHELQAILHELHQNGATLLDPSDATLEPAPADQVVPTGFYSTTNHPTFVRVDGEWLPVDDIEMDCAVVVERGVQRTPDGSSGDDTEPRDGADGGPRAYTKVLNAVEEGDMIVTGEAGIRVEPPERPRGDEGGAFGFMQGGVSSERPSESLIAKVADAVEQTKEDGGDVLAVCGPALIHSGAADDLARLVSEGYVDGISAGNGFAVHDLERGLYGTSLGMDMETMEHPRKGHKHHIYTISEIIRAGGIEAAVEDGVVTEGIMYECVENDVPYVLAGSIRDDGPLPDTITDAVEAQNAIREQAREADMVLMLATLLHSVAVGNCLPSTTRVVCVDINPSTVTQLLDRGSAQAIGMVSDIGTFVPMLADNLLDE